The following are encoded together in the Lathyrus oleraceus cultivar Zhongwan6 chromosome 3, CAAS_Psat_ZW6_1.0, whole genome shotgun sequence genome:
- the LOC127125667 gene encoding uridine nucleosidase 1, with the protein MDGLVNSVNGVVENVEKLIIDTDPGIDDSMAIMMAFSCPQVEVVGLTTVFGNAATEDATRNALLLCEIAGRQNLPVAEGSIEPLKGGRPRVADFVHGKDGLGNIFLPDPKANKIDKSASEFLVEKVSECPGEVTVLALGPLTNIALAIKRDSSFASNVKRIVVLGGAFFALGNVNPAAEANIYGDPEAADIVFTSGADVVVVGINITTQVQLTDADLLELKESKGKHASLLSDMCKFYRDWHVKSDGVYGIFLHDPVSFVAVLRPDLFTYKKGVVRVETQGLCVGHTLLDQGLKRWNTSNPWTGYSPISVAWTVNVDGVLSYIKELLMKP; encoded by the exons ATGGACGGTTTAGTCAACAGCGTTAACGGTGTAGTTGAAAACGTTGAGAAGCTCATTATTGATACTGACCCTGGGATCG ATGATAGTATGGCGATTATGATGGCATTTAGTTGTCCTCAGGTGGAGGTGGTGGGTTTGACAACGGTTTTTGGTAATGCTGCTACTGAAGATGCCACACGTAATGCGTTGCTTTTG TGTGAGATTGCAGGCCGTCAAAATCTTCCTGTTGCAGAGGGAAGCATTGAGCCATTGAAG GGTGGAAGGCCTCGTGTTGCTGATTTTGTTCATGGTAAAGATGGATTAGGGAACATATTCTTACCTGATCCTAAAGCTAATAAAATTGATAAAAGTGCTAGTGAGTTTTTAGTGGAGAAGGTATCTGAATGTCCTGGTGAAGTAACTGTGCTAGCACTTGGACCACTTACAAACATAGCTCTA GCAATCAAAAGAGATTCTTCTTTTGCAAGCAATGTGAAGAGAATAGTTGTGCTTGGTGGTGCATTTTTCGCCTTGGGGAATGTCAATCCAGCTGCAGAAGCAAAT ATATATGGAGACCCAGAAGCAGCAGATATTGTGTTTACCTCTGGGGCAGATGTTGTTGTTGTTGGCATTAACATCACAACCCAAGTGCAACTTACAG ATGCTGATCTCCTTGAACTGAAGGAATCAAAAGGAAAGCATGCATCTCTTTTAAGTGACATGTGCAAATTCTATAGGGATTGGCATGTAAAATCTGACGGTGTCTATG GAATTTTCCTACACGACCCTGTTAGTTTTGTGGCAGTTTTGCGTCCAGATCTTTTCACATACAAGAAGGGAGTAGTGAGGGTAGAGACACAAGGCCTCTGTGTTGGACATACACTTCTAGACCAAGGACTAAAAAG ATGGAATACGAGCAATCCATGGACGGGTTATTCACCGATTTCAGTAGCTTGGACTGTGAATGTTGATGGGGTTCTTAGTTACATTAAGGAGTTGTTGATGAAACCCTGA